The stretch of DNA TTAGAAGGGTTTAGGTTGTAATTCATTTAATGGCAATAATCCAGAGGATAGAACCTTGTATTTGAAGTACTGATTGTGGAATAATcccttttattattaaaaaacaaTCAATCCCCCAGCACTGACCAATTTTCCTGTGATCCCAGTTAAATATGCTCATATTTCTCAGTCACTTTTACCTGACTACAAATACTCGACTAGAACTGCAGTCGtctaaaaaaaagtcaaaatgtaATGTTCCATTTTAGATAACAATAACTCAGTTTAATTTCCTCTCAGCTGAGTATTCAAAGATCACTTAGTGGGTACTGCACTTGTTTTGGTGGGATATATTAAGAGTAAAATATAAATCCTAAACTATCAAGATTAACCATTTCATGTAAGTTTAGGGTAAGTTTAAATATAATTGAACACATTTTTATGATATTACGTTAGACGTTAGTGTACTTGTGTCTTTATCCaagtttaaaattaaaactgCTACTAAAACAAGTACAAGTCTTATTTTacttattatatttattatatctTTAAATCCAATCaaagcagaaagagaggaaatcAGCTTGATCCATTTCTTCACCTCATGTAACTGAACTTAATATGTATTGCCAGTAAAGCCTGAAAAGTCATGTCTAGGAATGATGGATTAAAGATAGAGATTAAATATGACTCACATCTTCCTGTACTGAGATTAACAAGGTCAAAGCAAAAGGACATGGACACTGACTGGAACAGAACTACACAAAGGTGCTTTAATATTACATGTCTTTATGTTATCATATCCTGCATTATGTAGAATTTGCACATTGATGTCTAATAATGTTGCTGTTATGATCAGAAGGAAACACACAGTCACTATTGCATTCTAATCTATGAATTTACAATCATATGTTCATATGAACAGAATGCCAGTGATCGATGTTCGCCGCACTTTGGTGTATTTTATTCTGCTCTGTTAGAGGGGGCACAAAGAACAGTGAAGAGTGGTATTTGTCTCAGATTTTATCCATATTTTTCATAATTATAGTATATTTTGGAAATTAATTCACAATTAAAAGACTGTAAACAATTTATGACAGTTGTTAATATAAGAATCAGACACAGATACATTtccattatctttcttttttgaatATTCCACAGGAAAGGTAGATTAGTATTTCCTACAGCAAGCAGGCAATTTActcaaaataatgaaataaataggaatagtagtagtaataacttTTACTACAAAGCTGCTGTAGATATATTTGGTTCAAAGAAGGCAATCTATTACCGGAGATATTTTTAATACTCTGATATGTGTAGAtttcatttttacttttaaaaccAGCCATTACATCCTTGATAGTGAACTAATGGGGGTGTCTCTGAAGAATACCAGGCAAAAGACTGATGTGGGATCATGCAGCCTGTCTGCTGGCTCGTCTGTCTGACAGATTACACCAGACTGAAAGGACTTTGTGGGATTACATCATGCGACTGTCTGAAGGAGGCTGAAGTGGCCTTACTCTGCCTTGcagttgatgtgtgtgtgtgtgtgtgtgtgtgtgtgcgtgtgtgcgtgtgtgcgtgtgtgtgtgtgtgtgtgtgagagagagagggagttagagtgaggcaggcagacagacaggcaggcaggcagacagacagacagacagacagacagacagacagacagacagacagacaggcaggcaggcaggcaggcaggcaggcaggcaggcaggcaggcaggcagcttACTCTCACAATGAAACAACACAAAATCATTAACAAAAGACCTTATAGTGCAGGTAATGCCCTTAAATTTCGGTGGCTTTCATTCCTAGTGATTACTAATGTGCACTGCTATTTGAGCCCCCTTTTCTTGGCCCATGCTTTTGTTGGCACAGTTACCTGTAAGTCAACACATAGGATGTTTGCTGCACTATTTTTTAACACTCAAAACAATCATTTCCAGAAGTGGAAATCAACAGAAACATTTGTTGCCTTGAAAGAAAACATAGCTAATGGAATAGCGATATCCTGACCTTAATATGGAGGAGAATACAACTGCCTACCTCACAGCTCAGAGGAAGCATATTTTATGTAGGTAAATTGGATTTAATTAACTGTATTGTCTGAAAGCTGCACACAGTTATTGGCATCTGTCTGATGGGTGTCATATTACCCTGCAGCACAGGAGGAAAAAGCTTTTTGTCCATTGCTCTTTTCACCTTTATTGACAAAagcctcctgcacatctgttcTGCATTAATGCCGCTACTACCCCAAATGGTAATTATCACACTTTTATTCAGCAATAAAGTGGTGCACAACCAGCCATTTTTACAGCTGTTATGATCATCAGTCATGCAGCACTTAACACCAGAGCAGCTGGAAAAGTGACTGTCAgtataaataaatgcataaaccaTTATTATCTATTGCCAGGCTCCACTGACTAGGCAACCTATATACTAATATATATATGACAATAACAATGGGTGTGAACAAATTCTGCACATTGCTATGAACAAAAGATCtgaatataaataaatctgGGATGCTTTTCATCAGCTGGGCTCCTAAAGGTAAAAAATAGAAGTCTTGatatttctcatttatttatttctcttatAAAAAATATGCGCTGCCGTTAAACTGGAGTTCTGGGTCACTTTTCAGGTGACCAGTAAATGCCCAAGGTTGTCCTttagaggagctggagctgctggcatGTTTGTGGATTAGACACAAGTTTTAAATCTCCATTCAAGACAGTGAAATCTTCAGACGGGCTGGCATAAGCCTACTCCATGACTGCTGTAATTGTATAGAGACTCACTTGATCCTGTCTATATACTGCATGAATCTGTTGACTATTATTATCATGATTATTGATATTATTGTTGTTCCTGTCATTATTACTATTGATTGCAGTATCTCATGATCTGATAAATGTGGGGCCAGAGTTTTTCATTAGGAATTGTTCTTTGTTAGACgattaaacaaaacaaaattaaaactaacaactttattttttataagAAAGTTTGGTACATATTAAAGGCAATACATATTACATTTACATCACACTTTAGTCATTTAACAGATGCTTTTTTGCAAACCGTCTCACAGCGAGAATACGACATGTAAATTTCAATGCAGATAACAAAATATAcgaacagaaaaagaaaaaacacattattcTTGTGTATTTTCAGGAGATTCTGCTGCATACAGCATTGGTGTGTTGTGTTAAAATAAACTTTAATGTTCCATTCAACACCCATACAAATCTAAATATGATACAAACAtataacatttttattaaaattctATGTTGAAACAAGACCAAAATATAACAGTTCAACACACCTGACTATTAATGGTAATGACTCACTAGCTCTGCAGACTACAGATGACTGGATTCTAAATCCTGCTACGTTTACAACATCTAAACCCCTGCTAGAACTGGATAAGGTGAAGGCTGAGCAGCTAAACCTTGTCTCTGACGTCAGCCCGtaacagggggaggagggggggcttcaTCCAATACAAtaacaaatacacacagtaGAGCCACAGTCTGGTTTCGCTGAGTTATCAATGGCTGAATTCATCGCAGATATTTATGAATTTTGGTCACAATCACATTCATGGAGCATTAAAGTTACGTCAAACTGTGACTCACAGCATTTAAAAACTGTAGATGTTTTCACTTAACACCAATTAAGTctttttgattttaaatgaagtTCATTCACCCCCTGTTTGTAGTGGctagtttttttccccctcctgatTAGTCACAATATCAGTGGAATATATATTAATTTTAAATTGGACCTATAATTGAATTGTAGGTATCTTAGAGCGATATTTTGACTAGTTATACCTTTTTATAGGTTAGGAGTTAAACAAGGTGGGTGTCTGATAAATACCAACAAATCTATTGACAGAGAAAATGTCATTCACATTAATGAAATTGTGGATCTGTTTACCTAGAAGAGTGAAGTTTAAATATGTAGTACAAGAAGAAACTCTGTCATATGTCATAGATTTTAGTCACTGTTATTAAGTGATCTTAACTCCATATTAGCCATATTAGTTATACATCAACTTGGTCATCATTGTTTGTTACCGGCAGCGTCAGGGGATGCTGCGGGAACCGGATTGCCTCGCTGTTGCGCCGCATGTACGCGTGCCCGCTGATGGGATACCACATTTCCGTGAAGGTCAAATTCCCCACGGTGATGGCACAGCGCCCCAGCACCTTGAAACCCGACTTGCAGTAGAAAGGGATGAGGAAATCCTCGCACATAAGCACTGCCCGGCGCACGTTTGGCTGACAGCGGAGGTACTGCAGGTAGCGCCACATCAGGATGGGCCCTTTGCCCTGCTGCCGGAACGTGCGGTGCACTGCCAGAACGTGGATGTGCACAGTGGAGCCGCGGGGTTTGTGGATGGTCAGCGCGTCCTGGAGGAAAGATAGGGCAGAGGGCCACGATTGGTCGTGTGTGCTGTTTCAGAGGCGTCTTGGATCACACCACTTACTGTGGACAGTCTGTCCTGGTCCCACAGGGAGCCGATGATAAACGCGACCAACCGACCCTCCTCGAACCAGCCCATGGACAGCTCCGGACACAACGTCAGGAAATGACGCACCTCGTCCAGGTAGAGAGGACACTCACCTGTGACCGAGGTAAATgctgagggggaagagggagagacccagagggagacagacagagagacagggggacagagacagtgaTATTGAGatagaaagggagagaaagaaagaacgaGAGATTGGTGTCGCTGTGCTCCTACATAGCATTTCGGTTCACTCCTTTTTATGGTAACGTTATTCTCTCTTTTCACATGTAGTGTATTCCATAGAGTTCCAGAGGCGTATGCGGGAATAcaaccatttatttttatttccgaAACACGGACAGCTGCAGAAATACGGGTAAAGGAAAATAGACATGAAAATATTCCTTCACCGTATATTTGACAGTTacatccatttttaaacacagacCGTCAGTCAGTTTTAGAAGTGCGAAAGACTTATATTTAACTGGCCGGCTCCTCATcgcttctctcttctctcttcttctcttctcttctcttcactcaCAACTTTTACTCTGCTTTTATCTTAGGtggggttttttccccacatgTGCTGCTTTTACGCACAGACAGCAAATCAATGTAATTAATTGTAGGTTTTAACAAAGTATTGTTTCCTAAATAGCTACTAAAACAAAAAGCTTTCCAGCTGCCTTTTGGTCGATGCGTCTCTCCACTCCGCGCTTATTGCTCCGTCCTGCGTAAATTCCACACGTGTCACTCACCTTCTCGCTCGATCTCATACACGCTGATTGCATCCTGGGTGTTGAGCGGCCGTACCTCACTGGCCGGCAGCGTGTGTCTTCTCTGAATACCAGGGGACACAGAGTGAGACGACGGCTGCATGAGCTTGATGAACGGCTGCGCGCCTGCAACAGACATGGTGCTGCTGCACTCCTCCAGAACTTCTACTGCTCGCTCTCTGTCCACGCCCCTCACCAGAATCACTTTGGCCGGACCCTGACAACAAAAAATGTGGAGTGTGTATTTATAGAAGAGCTATTATTCAGCGGCTCATTTACATTTGACTATTGGCAGCCAGTGACTGAAGGGAGGTCGGAAGTAGGATGGATAATAAGAGGGAAGGCTCCAATTTCTGAA from Takifugu flavidus isolate HTHZ2018 chromosome 18, ASM371156v2, whole genome shotgun sequence encodes:
- the LOC130515355 gene encoding serotonin N-acetyltransferase-like, with the protein product MRVGETEGKQSQSRHTRPHLQGPAKVILVRGVDRERAVEVLEECSSTMSVAGAQPFIKLMQPSSHSVSPGIQRRHTLPASEVRPLNTQDAISVYEIEREAFTSVTGECPLYLDEVRHFLTLCPELSMGWFEEGRLVAFIIGSLWDQDRLSTDALTIHKPRGSTVHIHVLAVHRTFRQQGKGPILMWRYLQYLRCQPNVRRAVLMCEDFLIPFYCKSGFKVLGRCAITVGNLTFTEMWYPISGHAYMRRNSEAIRFPQHPLTLPVTNNDDQVDV